The Aneurinibacillus uraniidurans genome segment AAAAATTAATGATTTGATCCATTTTCATAAAAAAGGACGCTTCCCGAGGGAGAGCGTCCTTTTGCATGATTGAGTCTTACAGCTTAACTACGTTTTCAGCTTGCGGTCCACGGTTTCCTTGAACGATCGAGAACTGAACGCGTTGACCTTCTTCTAACGACTTGAATCCTTCGCCTGTAATTGCGCTGAAGTGAACGAATACATCGCTGCCGCCTTCAACTTCGATAAAACCAAACCCTTTTTCAGCATTAAACCATTTAACTGTTCCTGTTGTTTGCATGAAAGGAACCTCCAAAAAATTAGTATTTATATAAGGTCTCTATTTACCGGGTAAATAAACACGCATATATCAAAAAGTGAATGGTACTTTTGACATCTCAAAACAATGAAAGCCCTACCTCTCTTTCATCCTTACGGTTCCGATGACCGTGCCAGTGTGAATTGCATGGCAAAAATATAAACCGATACTTAGTATCACCGTTTCTTACAGGATTATACATGGAGTTGATCAGAAATAAGAA includes the following:
- the cspD gene encoding cold-shock protein CspD, with product MQTTGTVKWFNAEKGFGFIEVEGGSDVFVHFSAITGEGFKSLEEGQRVQFSIVQGNRGPQAENVVKL